One bacterium genomic region harbors:
- a CDS encoding glycosyltransferase family 4 protein, which translates to MKICMVSGSYPPMHCGVGDQTHHLSKQLAAKGEHVLVLTTRTDRKTDDNHGVTVHAVVSQWSLSALWNLFQAICSLKPDICHLQYPSLGFDRGLTPNFLFALIRWRAPQIKCVVTLHEYATYTLAGRIRLIPALLAAHRIICTNSLDLENVLETAAAYAQKIQVIPLGSNVGGLKEKKNRTNKKMIALDRKYPWILHFGTVMPNKGWEFLLPALKRLKEQNFPVGVLVAGELAPEKYSYHHKIHSLIREYGLTEWVRFTGYLAAEDLPEVFAQCAVAVQPYTEGAKLNRSSLVTLLAHHRAVITVDPRIQMENLKHGRHYWGVLPHDPAALATGIRHVLSHPELVEKLQTCTREVADYFSWESIVKKYRAVYQQLINS; encoded by the coding sequence ATGAAAATTTGCATGGTTTCAGGTTCTTACCCGCCCATGCACTGCGGTGTCGGTGATCAGACACATCATCTTTCAAAGCAGTTGGCTGCCAAGGGTGAGCATGTATTGGTTTTGACAACCCGCACCGACCGGAAAACGGATGACAACCATGGCGTGACGGTGCATGCCGTGGTTTCGCAATGGTCTTTGTCAGCGCTTTGGAATCTTTTTCAGGCAATATGCTCTTTGAAGCCGGATATCTGTCATTTGCAGTATCCCAGTTTGGGATTCGACCGCGGATTGACCCCCAATTTTTTATTTGCACTTATTCGTTGGCGCGCACCGCAGATTAAATGTGTGGTCACATTACACGAATATGCCACCTATACCCTGGCAGGCCGGATACGGCTTATACCGGCCTTATTGGCTGCACACCGGATTATTTGTACTAATTCATTGGACTTGGAAAATGTTTTGGAAACAGCCGCAGCGTATGCACAAAAAATTCAGGTGATTCCCTTGGGGAGTAATGTGGGTGGTTTAAAAGAGAAAAAAAACAGGACAAATAAAAAAATGATTGCATTGGACCGGAAGTACCCTTGGATTCTTCATTTTGGGACTGTCATGCCCAACAAAGGATGGGAGTTTTTGCTGCCGGCACTCAAGCGGCTAAAGGAACAAAATTTTCCGGTAGGCGTTTTGGTTGCCGGTGAGTTGGCTCCGGAAAAATATAGCTATCATCATAAAATACATTCCCTTATTCGCGAGTATGGATTGACAGAATGGGTTCGTTTTACCGGATATCTCGCTGCCGAAGATTTACCCGAAGTATTTGCACAATGTGCGGTTGCGGTCCAGCCGTATACGGAGGGTGCCAAGTTGAATCGCAGTAGTCTGGTAACCTTGTTGGCCCATCATCGGGCGGTGATTACAGTTGATCCGAGAATCCAGATGGAAAACCTCAAGCATGGCCGGCATTATTGGGGAGTGCTGCCGCATGATCCTGCCGCCCTGGCCACCGGCATCCGGCATGTATTGAGCCATCCTGAGCTGGTGGAAAAATTACAAACCTGCACCCGAGAGGTCGCGGATTATTTTTCCTGGGAGAGTATTGTGAAGAAATATCGTGCCGTTTATCAGCAGCTGATTAATAGCTAG
- a CDS encoding glycosyltransferase family 4 protein, producing MRIALIARGCRPGAGIELYTHELANRLSTRHEVTVLTDPNEVLGCQAEVVPVKAPRRPLWHSISAFSTKAGFLAQTSRYDVVHTQGSDGRWGDVVTAHSCHLAGMRASLKQNSSFNNKLRKFFSPAHRAVLNMERNAFFSARRMIAVSKRVKRQIRSAYPDTRNIPIEVIYPGVDIQTYSPAKLALTRMAIRKRYGFRENQVVFILVANMPQLKGAVRLIQALRLLKNPDAHLMIASGSGRHRDLMKLVKRNCLEKQVHFVAAGQNAFQVYAAGDVYAALPEYESFGLTILEAMACGLPVLLTNNAGAAELMTPGLEGFVFPARVDDQTVANAMDCLVRDVDVRRQMGIQARLCAQQHTWDKMIHQVEQVYAKLLSEKR from the coding sequence GTGCGTATCGCATTGATTGCCAGAGGATGCCGGCCCGGTGCCGGCATTGAACTTTATACGCATGAGTTGGCCAACCGGCTTAGCACACGTCATGAGGTGACTGTGCTGACAGATCCGAACGAAGTCCTGGGATGTCAAGCCGAAGTGGTGCCTGTGAAGGCGCCCCGGCGTCCCTTGTGGCACTCCATTTCCGCATTTAGTACCAAGGCCGGTTTTTTAGCACAAACATCCAGATATGATGTTGTCCACACGCAAGGGTCGGACGGACGCTGGGGAGATGTGGTGACTGCTCATTCCTGTCATTTGGCAGGGATGCGTGCTTCTTTGAAACAAAATTCTTCTTTCAACAATAAATTGCGGAAATTTTTCAGTCCGGCTCACCGGGCGGTGTTGAACATGGAGCGCAATGCTTTTTTTAGCGCCCGCCGGATGATCGCGGTCTCAAAAAGGGTGAAACGGCAGATAAGGTCGGCCTATCCGGATACGCGGAATATTCCAATAGAGGTGATTTATCCCGGGGTGGATATTCAAACGTACTCACCTGCTAAGCTGGCATTGACGCGTATGGCCATTAGAAAGCGGTATGGATTTCGAGAAAACCAGGTTGTTTTTATTTTGGTAGCCAATATGCCGCAGCTCAAAGGTGCCGTCCGGTTGATTCAAGCGCTGCGGTTATTAAAAAACCCCGATGCTCACCTGATGATTGCCTCCGGATCAGGACGGCATAGAGACCTGATGAAGCTGGTGAAAAGAAATTGTTTGGAAAAACAGGTACACTTTGTTGCTGCCGGGCAGAATGCATTTCAAGTCTATGCTGCCGGGGATGTATATGCAGCCTTGCCGGAATATGAATCCTTTGGTTTAACGATTTTAGAAGCGATGGCCTGTGGATTGCCGGTACTGCTGACCAATAATGCCGGTGCTGCGGAGTTGATGACACCCGGTTTGGAGGGGTTTGTTTTTCCGGCGCGGGTGGACGATCAAACCGTTGCCAATGCCATGGACTGCCTGGTGCGTGATGTGGATGTGCGCAGGCAGATGGGAATCCAGGCGCGGCTTTGTGCTCAACAGCATACCTGGGATAAGATGATTCACCAGGTGGAACAGGTCTATGCAAAACTGCTCAGCGAAAAGAGATAG
- a CDS encoding glycosyltransferase, whose product MKIALVHDWLNGMRGGEKVLEVLCEMYPEADLFTLLYEPEKLSATIRKHKVTTSFIQKLPFAGKHYRNYLPLFPTAIEQFDLRGYDLVVSTSHCVAKGVLTEPDTPHICYCHTPMRYAWEQYHEYFPVHKMGFFKRLIISAAMSRLRVWDVASANRVDAYIANSRHVAKRIKAYYRREAKVVHPPVEAARFKPVKAKGDYYLAVSALVPYKRIDRAIEAFNHLALPLVIVGKGPELRTLRRMAGPTITFKQKCSPEELQHLYADCQAFIFPGEEDFGITPLEAMASGRPVIAFGKGGALETVVHKKTGLFFKSPTAQSLADMVKQSRKMKWDSQVIRNRALIFDRPKFRKKMEMTIASFLKQRTE is encoded by the coding sequence ATGAAAATTGCCCTGGTTCATGATTGGCTCAACGGTATGCGCGGCGGCGAGAAAGTACTGGAAGTCCTTTGCGAGATGTACCCCGAGGCTGATTTATTTACATTGTTATATGAACCGGAGAAACTCTCTGCGACCATTCGTAAGCACAAGGTAACAACCTCTTTTATTCAAAAGTTGCCTTTTGCCGGAAAACATTATCGTAATTATTTGCCGCTTTTTCCTACGGCAATTGAGCAATTTGACTTGCGCGGTTATGATTTGGTGGTGAGCACATCGCATTGTGTGGCCAAAGGTGTTTTAACCGAACCGGATACGCCGCATATTTGTTACTGTCATACACCCATGCGGTATGCTTGGGAGCAATATCACGAATATTTCCCGGTCCATAAGATGGGTTTTTTCAAGCGGTTGATTATTTCGGCGGCCATGAGCCGGTTGCGGGTCTGGGATGTTGCTTCCGCTAATCGGGTAGATGCTTACATTGCCAATTCCCGGCATGTGGCAAAACGAATAAAAGCTTATTACCGGCGTGAAGCGAAAGTGGTTCATCCGCCGGTCGAAGCCGCCCGCTTTAAACCGGTGAAAGCCAAAGGTGATTATTATTTGGCGGTTTCAGCGCTGGTGCCTTACAAGCGGATTGATCGTGCCATTGAAGCATTTAATCATCTGGCCCTGCCGTTGGTTATTGTAGGGAAGGGGCCGGAACTCAGGACACTGCGCCGTATGGCCGGTCCGACCATCACATTTAAACAGAAATGTTCACCTGAAGAATTACAGCATCTTTATGCCGACTGTCAGGCATTTATTTTTCCCGGGGAAGAGGATTTTGGGATTACACCGCTGGAAGCCATGGCATCCGGCAGACCGGTCATTGCTTTTGGCAAGGGCGGTGCACTGGAGACCGTGGTGCACAAAAAAACCGGTTTGTTTTTTAAAAGTCCGACTGCACAATCGCTGGCAGATATGGTGAAACAATCCCGGAAGATGAAATGGGACAGCCAGGTGATTCGGAACCGGGCATTGATATTTGATCGGCCTAAGTTTAGAAAAAAAATGGAAATGACGATCGCGTCTTTTCTAAAACAGCGCACGGAGTAA
- a CDS encoding glycosyltransferase family 9 protein, whose protein sequence is MGTSKLFVARGTRRYIYKSLGKRFAAGVIDCCGTFLVWVFTLGRGLRPDPKRLAHPKKILVIRLDHIGDVLFCRPALQALRSFYPEANVTLLTSTAGASLLAREDVIDHVLAWDAPWFSRARKKNQLSCFWDMMKRLRAENYDLSLDLRGDLRHHILLFFAGVCIRAGYTITGGGFLLQLPCKLPQGMHEVERNLHIVRRLGAQQVPDRYAPLALTPDESQSGAALWEKKGLRVVVHPASGDPAKQWAPEYFAAVCDQLIKVGCEVILVGTAEEKITTYAVMDKVQSTIRDFSGQTGLRQLAAIIAAADCFVGNDSGPAHMAIVQECPAVMLWSETNAPEEWGPWGEDVRAAVVRRSAPEQEIAETVEVVKKFLREK, encoded by the coding sequence ATGGGAACTTCAAAATTGTTTGTGGCGCGCGGGACGCGCCGTTACATTTATAAATCTTTGGGAAAACGCTTTGCAGCCGGGGTGATTGATTGTTGCGGCACATTTTTAGTATGGGTGTTTACGCTGGGCCGGGGTTTGCGCCCTGATCCGAAAAGGCTGGCACATCCGAAGAAAATTCTGGTAATACGTCTGGATCATATCGGTGATGTGCTTTTTTGCCGTCCTGCTTTGCAGGCATTGCGGTCATTCTACCCGGAGGCTAACGTGACACTGCTAACCTCAACCGCAGGGGCGAGTTTACTGGCGCGAGAAGACGTGATTGATCACGTCTTGGCTTGGGACGCACCCTGGTTTAGCCGTGCTCGGAAAAAAAATCAACTGTCGTGCTTTTGGGACATGATGAAGCGCTTGCGGGCGGAGAACTATGATCTTTCACTTGATCTGCGCGGTGATCTACGGCATCATATACTTCTTTTTTTTGCCGGGGTTTGTATAAGGGCCGGTTATACAATTACCGGCGGCGGATTTTTGCTTCAGTTGCCTTGCAAATTACCCCAGGGAATGCACGAGGTTGAACGGAATTTGCATATTGTTCGCCGACTGGGCGCACAGCAAGTGCCGGATCGTTATGCGCCCCTGGCACTGACGCCGGATGAAAGCCAAAGCGGTGCCGCCCTTTGGGAAAAAAAGGGGCTGCGGGTGGTGGTGCATCCGGCATCCGGGGACCCTGCCAAGCAATGGGCGCCTGAATATTTCGCGGCAGTCTGTGATCAATTGATAAAGGTTGGCTGTGAAGTTATTTTGGTGGGAACAGCGGAAGAAAAAATCACAACGTACGCGGTGATGGATAAGGTCCAAAGCACAATTCGTGATTTTTCCGGCCAGACCGGTTTGCGGCAATTGGCAGCCATCATTGCGGCGGCGGATTGTTTTGTCGGCAATGACTCCGGTCCGGCGCACATGGCAATTGTTCAAGAATGTCCGGCCGTGATGCTCTGGAGCGAGACCAATGCACCGGAAGAGTGGGGTCCCTGGGGGGAAGACGTCCGGGCAGCCGTGGTACGGCGCAGCGCACCTGAGCAGGAAATTGCGGAGACCGTGGAAGTGGTCAAAAAGTTTCTCCGGGAAAAATGA
- a CDS encoding glycosyltransferase family 39 protein, whose product MFEKHTILRMVRHPLFYFIFIALGLRLFRVELRSIWLDEAYSLVLASADWQGIFRGAATDIHPPFFYVLLGGWIRIFGTTEFALRTFSAFFGAALVPLVFILTRDWAGRRAAWWAAGLVSVSPYFVELSRSGRMGSMLVFFSVLSVMFFWRLLRKPDFFNSLGYCFATLAAMYTHYFAFLVFASQHSYIFMGIGKLNLSREIRKNWFLLQMFLMIGFAPWLPTLWDHISKGGPAWRGAGAAWWEPLHSLYVFWAGTACWTGMHKILFLAFFGAAMVLILQACLPRIRNCFMLVKPRVWGMGLTLVFVPLGLVWGYSSGKLNVFDNRYLSISALSLIIFSAVVIAGLPAIRRRWVGVLMLAAVSVPLLNQFFVDGYYDDWRRIAAEISSQPGREDIVAVYPAWNAIPLNYYLEDSIPIQGIPGNYTPITGRSEHFFNIDPENMDQLQSVFPERKALWLVIVNAGLEQTLIHDWFVGQYEKKFEKRFQSIYLMRFEKEE is encoded by the coding sequence ATGTTTGAAAAACACACTATTTTGCGGATGGTTCGGCATCCGCTTTTTTATTTCATCTTTATCGCTTTGGGGTTGCGGCTTTTTCGGGTTGAATTACGGTCTATATGGTTGGATGAAGCCTATAGTCTTGTGCTGGCATCAGCAGATTGGCAGGGAATTTTCCGGGGCGCGGCCACGGACATTCATCCGCCTTTTTTTTATGTTTTATTGGGTGGGTGGATCAGGATTTTTGGGACAACTGAATTTGCGCTGCGTACATTCTCGGCTTTTTTCGGAGCAGCCTTGGTCCCGCTGGTATTTATCTTAACCCGCGACTGGGCCGGCCGCCGGGCGGCATGGTGGGCTGCCGGACTTGTTTCGGTTTCGCCCTATTTTGTCGAGCTTTCCCGGAGCGGGCGGATGGGCAGTATGTTGGTTTTTTTTTCCGTGCTTTCGGTCATGTTTTTTTGGCGCTTGCTGCGGAAACCTGATTTTTTTAATAGCCTGGGATATTGTTTTGCCACGCTCGCGGCGATGTATACGCATTATTTTGCGTTTTTGGTTTTTGCCAGTCAGCATAGTTATATATTTATGGGAATCGGGAAGCTTAATCTTTCGCGCGAAATCAGAAAAAATTGGTTTCTGCTTCAGATGTTTTTAATGATTGGATTTGCCCCCTGGTTGCCGACGCTGTGGGACCACATTAGCAAAGGCGGCCCGGCTTGGCGGGGTGCCGGTGCTGCTTGGTGGGAGCCGCTTCACTCACTCTATGTCTTTTGGGCCGGCACAGCCTGCTGGACCGGGATGCATAAGATTTTATTCCTGGCATTTTTCGGTGCGGCAATGGTTCTGATCCTGCAGGCGTGTTTGCCCCGCATTCGGAACTGTTTCATGCTGGTCAAGCCGCGAGTTTGGGGAATGGGATTAACGCTGGTATTTGTCCCCTTGGGGTTGGTATGGGGTTACTCCAGTGGAAAACTTAATGTTTTTGATAACCGATATCTCAGTATTAGTGCACTCTCCCTGATCATTTTTAGCGCGGTCGTGATTGCCGGGTTGCCGGCGATTCGGCGTCGTTGGGTTGGTGTGCTTATGCTGGCTGCAGTGAGTGTTCCGCTCTTGAACCAGTTTTTTGTAGATGGGTATTATGATGACTGGCGGCGTATTGCTGCTGAGATTTCCTCGCAGCCGGGCCGGGAAGACATTGTCGCAGTTTACCCGGCTTGGAATGCGATCCCGTTAAACTATTATCTTGAAGACAGCATTCCGATTCAAGGAATCCCGGGGAATTACACTCCGATAACAGGCCGGTCTGAACATTTTTTTAACATTGATCCGGAAAATATGGATCAATTACAATCAGTGTTTCCTGAGCGGAAAGCACTTTGGCTGGTGATAGTAAATGCCGGGTTGGAACAAACCCTGATTCACGATTGGTTTGTCGGGCAGTATGAGAAAAAATTTGAAAAACGGTTCCAGAGTATTTATCTTATGCGATTTGAGAAGGAAGAGTAG
- a CDS encoding undecaprenyl-phosphate glucose phosphotransferase yields the protein MVHRGFSKNFYYLTFLADSIAAGAALLLAYALRFSGWPVPVTHDAPDLIIYLQTLPIVVLVVLVSYQYAGLYIQRRGISGVDEFSRITRSAIVAFLMIIGMTFFYRRDEYSRLVMIYAWLFTIILTTVFRSWVRRIQVVLRRRGVGISRLVLVGLTQTSKRVAEQVKRHPGLGYRLVGVVSEQDKSPKMFATVPVLGGLETLPDIIKKHNIDEVLFALPATAHAEMEDILLAVEETGVEFKIVSDLFGIITNPMSIDQIYGIPVFALKESPLSTLSARVSKRMFDLAFTVPGMILIFPVFLFLALIVKLTSPGPVFFKQERVGRGNKSFGVFKFRSMRMDAEKESGPVWATKGDARTTKIGSFMRRTSLDELPQLINILKGEMSLVGPRPERPYFVKQFKTSIPRYLDRHKVKAGLTGWAQVHGLRGDTPIEERTKYDLWYVENWSLVLDLKIIIRTTLEVFHHTDAY from the coding sequence ATGGTACACCGGGGATTTTCCAAAAATTTTTATTATCTGACTTTTTTAGCCGACAGCATAGCAGCCGGCGCGGCACTGCTTTTGGCCTATGCCCTGCGTTTTTCCGGCTGGCCGGTACCTGTGACCCACGATGCCCCGGACTTGATTATTTATCTGCAAACCCTGCCGATCGTGGTGCTGGTTGTGCTCGTCAGTTATCAATATGCCGGGTTGTATATTCAGCGCCGCGGCATCTCCGGGGTTGATGAATTTTCACGCATTACGCGGTCGGCGATTGTGGCATTCCTGATGATTATCGGGATGACTTTTTTTTACCGGCGGGATGAATACTCTCGTTTGGTGATGATCTATGCCTGGCTCTTTACCATTATTTTAACGACAGTATTTCGTTCCTGGGTACGGCGGATTCAGGTGGTGCTGCGGCGCAGGGGTGTGGGCATTTCCCGCTTGGTACTGGTGGGTCTGACGCAAACAAGTAAGCGGGTTGCCGAACAAGTCAAACGCCATCCCGGTCTGGGATACCGTTTGGTCGGTGTGGTTTCAGAACAAGACAAGTCTCCCAAGATGTTTGCGACAGTGCCGGTACTAGGCGGTTTAGAAACTCTGCCGGATATCATAAAAAAACATAATATTGACGAGGTCCTTTTTGCACTCCCTGCCACGGCCCATGCCGAGATGGAGGATATACTTTTAGCGGTTGAGGAAACCGGAGTGGAATTTAAGATTGTCTCTGATTTGTTCGGGATTATCACCAACCCCATGTCAATTGATCAGATTTACGGTATTCCGGTTTTTGCGTTAAAGGAATCCCCTTTATCAACATTAAGCGCACGCGTATCCAAGCGGATGTTTGATCTGGCGTTTACCGTGCCGGGCATGATTTTAATATTTCCTGTATTCCTGTTCCTGGCACTGATTGTGAAGTTGACCTCGCCGGGTCCGGTGTTTTTTAAGCAAGAGCGGGTGGGCCGGGGGAACAAATCTTTTGGGGTTTTCAAATTTCGTTCCATGCGGATGGATGCGGAAAAAGAGAGCGGTCCGGTCTGGGCCACCAAAGGGGATGCCCGCACGACTAAAATTGGTTCCTTTATGCGCAGAACATCTTTAGACGAGCTGCCCCAACTGATTAATATCCTGAAGGGTGAGATGAGTCTGGTCGGACCCCGCCCGGAGCGCCCCTATTTTGTAAAACAGTTTAAAACATCCATTCCACGTTACCTTGACCGGCACAAAGTCAAAGCCGGTTTGACCGGCTGGGCGCAAGTGCACGGCCTGCGCGGCGATACCCCGATTGAGGAGCGGACCAAGTATGATCTGTGGTATGTGGAAAATTGGTCATTGGTTCTGGATCTTAAAATTATCATCCGCACAACACTTGAAGTTTTTCATCATACGGATGCGTATTAA
- a CDS encoding glycosyltransferase family 4 protein: MKILIISHSAVVPVYREKYHLLAGYGCEVHLVLPTGWPEGGRWVEAPKSGEEKGIHIHRLPGRFLGRVGGFYLIGLKRRIKKIAPDILHVEEEPYSLVCAQALRIAKKLAIPFVFFTWENIYRPYKPLLNWIDNWVLKNSRWAIAGNREAGLVLKKRGYQGNCDVIPQYGVDPDVFRPFAVMNAVHHKFTIGYFGRLIEEKGLVTLLKAVRELKFDWNLIITGNGELRDVLKKTAAEFGVLEKIRFVTAVDNKKVPHSIQQLDVLVLPSETRDHWKEQFGRVLIEAMACEVPVVGSDSGEIPHVIADTGMVFPEGDWQALTGKLISVHQDAPASLRLGRKGRLRVLDHYTTGRISLQMYAFYKKMFKKD; encoded by the coding sequence ATGAAAATTTTAATTATTTCACATAGCGCGGTTGTGCCTGTTTATCGCGAAAAGTATCACTTATTGGCCGGGTATGGTTGCGAGGTGCATCTGGTGCTCCCGACCGGCTGGCCGGAAGGCGGCCGCTGGGTGGAGGCACCTAAAAGCGGGGAGGAAAAGGGTATTCATATTCACCGCTTACCGGGGCGGTTCTTGGGCCGGGTGGGTGGATTTTATCTCATCGGTCTGAAGCGCCGGATTAAAAAAATTGCGCCGGATATTCTTCATGTTGAGGAAGAACCCTATTCTCTTGTATGTGCACAGGCGCTGCGTATTGCTAAAAAATTAGCCATTCCTTTTGTGTTTTTCACTTGGGAAAATATTTACAGACCCTATAAACCGCTTTTGAACTGGATTGATAACTGGGTTTTAAAAAATTCCCGCTGGGCGATTGCCGGGAACCGGGAAGCGGGGCTGGTGCTGAAAAAACGCGGTTATCAAGGAAACTGCGACGTGATCCCCCAATATGGTGTTGACCCCGACGTTTTTCGTCCTTTTGCAGTGATGAACGCCGTACATCACAAGTTTACGATTGGTTATTTTGGCCGCCTGATTGAAGAAAAAGGATTGGTAACACTGTTGAAGGCAGTCCGTGAATTAAAATTTGACTGGAATTTAATTATAACCGGCAATGGTGAATTGCGTGATGTTCTGAAAAAAACAGCAGCAGAATTTGGTGTTTTGGAAAAAATCCGGTTCGTTACCGCAGTGGATAATAAAAAAGTCCCGCATAGTATCCAACAATTAGATGTGCTTGTCCTTCCTTCGGAAACCCGCGACCATTGGAAAGAACAATTCGGCCGGGTTCTCATCGAAGCGATGGCGTGTGAGGTCCCGGTGGTGGGGTCTGACTCCGGGGAAATTCCCCACGTGATTGCAGATACAGGTATGGTTTTTCCGGAAGGTGATTGGCAGGCTTTGACCGGGAAGCTTATTTCCGTTCATCAGGATGCACCTGCCAGCCTGCGTTTGGGAAGAAAGGGCCGCCTGCGTGTTTTGGACCACTATACCACTGGACGCATTTCTTTACAGATGTATGCGTTTTATAAGAAAATGTTTAAAAAGGATTGA
- a CDS encoding glycosyltransferase family 9 protein, with amino-acid sequence MKQLFYWLGKIVFYFFPRKPLVRATVDHVLVIKLCCIGDIMFTTPLLRALKKDMPRVKITYMVCSWCKELAAADPRVDDVIEFNAYAKIGFFGRIRQVIQVLAEIRRRKIDLALVLHRTPFSGMLTAWAGIPVRIGFDWENGGFGLTHRIPFRAEAHEVDRHLDCLAPLDIRPDGIEPELMPPQAADEAAEAFLNQYSGKQGKGPLIAVFPAGGVNPGTVMTTKRWSLQGYREVCRDLVERYDARILLVGNQGDLNTGDMLLAGQTWESRAIRSEGKTTLLMLAALLKRCALFIGGDSGPLHLADAVGIPTVSIFGPTDPALLAPRGRQHRVIHKVIPCSPCYNPITVQYGDATICKEKTLACMKAVTPADVLRAVDELLSSSV; translated from the coding sequence GTGAAGCAATTGTTTTATTGGTTGGGAAAAATAGTTTTTTATTTTTTTCCGCGTAAGCCGTTGGTGCGTGCTACGGTGGATCATGTTCTTGTCATTAAATTGTGCTGTATTGGTGACATCATGTTTACCACCCCCCTTTTGCGGGCTCTGAAAAAGGATATGCCGCGCGTAAAAATTACCTATATGGTTTGTTCCTGGTGTAAGGAGCTGGCAGCTGCGGATCCGCGTGTGGATGATGTGATAGAATTCAATGCTTATGCAAAGATAGGTTTTTTTGGGAGAATCAGGCAAGTTATTCAAGTCCTGGCGGAAATACGCCGCCGGAAAATTGATCTGGCCTTGGTGCTTCATCGTACACCTTTTTCAGGGATGTTGACTGCCTGGGCGGGCATTCCGGTGCGGATAGGATTTGATTGGGAAAACGGGGGTTTTGGTTTGACGCACCGCATACCGTTTAGAGCTGAAGCGCATGAGGTGGATCGTCATCTGGATTGTCTTGCGCCATTGGATATTCGGCCGGATGGGATTGAACCTGAGTTGATGCCGCCACAGGCAGCTGATGAGGCAGCCGAGGCTTTTTTAAATCAGTATTCCGGTAAACAGGGCAAGGGTCCTTTGATTGCCGTGTTTCCCGCCGGCGGGGTCAATCCGGGAACCGTCATGACCACCAAGCGCTGGTCTCTGCAAGGGTATCGGGAGGTTTGCCGTGATCTGGTGGAACGCTATGACGCCAGGATATTACTGGTGGGCAATCAGGGTGATCTCAATACCGGGGATATGTTGTTAGCCGGGCAGACCTGGGAATCACGCGCCATTCGTTCTGAGGGGAAAACCACGCTATTGATGCTGGCAGCTCTGCTCAAACGCTGTGCGCTGTTTATTGGCGGTGATTCCGGACCGCTGCATCTGGCCGATGCTGTGGGCATTCCTACGGTCTCGATTTTTGGGCCGACAGACCCGGCCTTGTTGGCGCCGCGGGGACGGCAGCACCGCGTCATTCATAAAGTTATTCCTTGTTCACCGTGTTATAATCCAATAACTGTTCAGTATGGGGATGCAACCATTTGCAAGGAAAAGACCCTGGCCTGTATGAAGGCAGTTACACCGGCGGATGTCTTGCGGGCGGTGGATGAGTTGCTCAGCAGCTCGGTATAA